From Microcystis aeruginosa NIES-2549, a single genomic window includes:
- a CDS encoding tetratricopeptide repeat protein has translation MQGLLRKLWRAIENFFTRLLGGQEGKGKVQAIESVPLTDTDYEFLYMQLLDGVSHGWHEGRILRFFEKLGDRGRQKDWVEWLERFGTRLQSSASLNQLLASRMIRLGELARAFPGIERIGEASYEIGYQLYTKETATLIWEYAGEDEAPGSYSLPQPPENLLYSGETSDFNGNDPENPQLETLTLDELFNRLQNDPTLAGQMAEQLGIENKDAESIIDSLIAQFSPQEAKTPETAEDWFNQGLEQANLGNWSNAIADWEQALTIDPQLASAWHNRGGALAMIGNYEEALNSYDRALEITPNDHQVINARGSALYGLQRWQEALECWQQVLEADDNFYQAWYNRGSTLENLGETQAAIACYQKALGIAPDFELAQTRLEALLGQKPPEDDGNPPA, from the coding sequence ATGCAGGGACTTTTAAGAAAACTTTGGCGTGCGATCGAAAACTTTTTTACCCGACTTTTGGGGGGACAAGAGGGAAAGGGGAAAGTACAAGCGATCGAATCTGTTCCCCTAACCGATACAGATTACGAGTTTCTCTATATGCAGTTACTCGATGGAGTGTCCCACGGTTGGCACGAAGGCAGAATTCTGAGATTTTTTGAGAAATTGGGCGATCGAGGTCGGCAAAAAGATTGGGTAGAATGGTTAGAGCGCTTTGGGACCCGTCTGCAATCCTCCGCTTCCCTTAACCAACTTCTCGCCAGCAGAATGATCCGTTTAGGAGAATTAGCTCGCGCTTTCCCCGGGATTGAACGTATTGGTGAAGCTTCCTACGAGATCGGTTATCAACTCTACACCAAAGAAACTGCCACTTTAATTTGGGAATACGCCGGCGAAGATGAGGCCCCGGGTAGTTATTCCCTGCCGCAACCCCCAGAAAATCTCTTATATTCCGGTGAAACTAGCGATTTTAACGGTAATGACCCAGAAAATCCCCAATTAGAAACCCTGACCCTCGATGAATTATTTAACCGTCTGCAAAACGATCCTACCCTAGCCGGGCAAATGGCCGAACAATTGGGCATCGAAAATAAGGACGCAGAAAGCATTATTGATAGTCTGATCGCTCAATTTTCCCCCCAGGAAGCTAAAACCCCTGAAACTGCCGAAGATTGGTTTAATCAGGGCTTAGAACAGGCAAATTTAGGCAATTGGTCAAATGCGATCGCCGATTGGGAACAGGCCCTGACGATCGATCCCCAATTAGCCTCGGCCTGGCATAATCGTGGTGGTGCCTTAGCCATGATTGGTAACTACGAAGAGGCGTTAAATAGTTATGATCGCGCCCTAGAAATCACCCCCAACGATCACCAAGTCATTAACGCTAGAGGCAGCGCCCTATACGGACTGCAACGTTGGCAAGAGGCTTTAGAATGTTGGCAACAGGTGCTAGAAGCGGACGATAATTTTTATCAAGCTTGGTACAATCGCGGCAGTACCCTAGAAAATTTGGGCGAAACCCAAGCAGCGATCGCCTGTTATCAAAAAGCTTTAGGGATTGCGCCGGATTTTGAGCTTGCCCAAACCCGTCTAGAGGCTTTACTAGGGCAAAAACCGCCCGAAGACGACGGTAATCCCCCCGCCTGA
- a CDS encoding RNA-guided endonuclease InsQ/TnpB family protein: protein MITLTYQYKLKVNKKQEREIVHILDVCKSVYNYALSERKDWLNSRKCLADRCSLVSEYIIPADQPYPNYFVQAKNLTEAKKVDPILKTVNAQVLQQVLKTVDKAFDHIKSKGFGFPRFKKKMRSFVFPALSKNFLGDEYLNFPQLGKIRIRKSREYPSGFEPKQARIIQKASGFYVLVSFQSTELVPDMTVGKTCLGIDAGIESFVATSRGDLIKAPRFLLKVQSKLKLLQRRLKHQVKGSKNWLKLQDKIARLHEKVSNTRRDWHFKLAHYLCDLADNIFVEDINFVSWSRGIVRKQSLDSGIGSFINEILPFVAWKRGKYYLKVDKNGTSQECPNCGAITGKKALSERVHRCDSCGHIEPRDTASAKVIENRGKNAVGLTVLENARGGDLTGIDWVKLGRSS from the coding sequence GTGATAACGCTTACCTACCAGTACAAACTAAAGGTAAACAAGAAACAGGAACGAGAGATTGTCCACATTCTTGATGTTTGTAAGAGCGTTTATAATTACGCGCTCTCGGAACGGAAAGATTGGTTAAACTCTCGAAAGTGTCTTGCGGATCGCTGTTCGCTAGTTTCTGAGTACATAATTCCTGCGGATCAACCCTATCCAAATTACTTCGTTCAAGCTAAAAATCTAACGGAAGCTAAAAAAGTTGACCCGATATTAAAGACGGTTAACGCTCAAGTCTTACAGCAAGTTTTAAAAACTGTAGATAAAGCGTTTGACCATATAAAATCGAAAGGCTTCGGCTTTCCTAGATTTAAGAAAAAGATGCGAAGTTTTGTTTTCCCCGCGCTCTCGAAAAATTTTCTAGGTGACGAATACTTAAATTTTCCACAATTGGGAAAAATTCGGATTAGGAAATCTAGGGAGTACCCGTCTGGGTTTGAGCCTAAACAAGCTCGAATTATCCAAAAAGCGTCGGGATTTTACGTTTTGGTTTCTTTCCAATCTACGGAATTAGTTCCCGATATGACAGTAGGGAAGACCTGTTTAGGAATTGACGCGGGAATTGAGAGTTTTGTCGCTACTTCACGGGGAGATTTAATCAAAGCCCCTCGATTTTTGTTGAAAGTACAGAGTAAGCTTAAATTGCTACAAAGACGCTTGAAACATCAAGTCAAAGGCTCGAAAAATTGGTTGAAACTCCAAGATAAGATAGCGAGATTACACGAAAAAGTGTCTAATACTCGTAGAGATTGGCATTTTAAGTTAGCTCATTACCTTTGCGATCTCGCTGATAATATCTTTGTTGAAGATATTAACTTCGTTTCCTGGTCTAGAGGGATCGTTAGAAAACAATCTCTGGATTCAGGTATCGGTAGTTTTATTAACGAGATATTACCGTTTGTCGCTTGGAAACGGGGAAAATATTATCTTAAGGTTGATAAAAACGGAACCTCGCAAGAGTGTCCGAATTGTGGCGCAATTACTGGTAAAAAAGCGTTATCGGAAAGAGTTCACCGGTGTGATTCTTGCGGCCACATTGAACCGAGAGATACGGCATCAGCGAAGGTAATTGAGAACCGAGGAAAAAACGCGGTCGGACTGACCGTGTTAGAAAACGCTCGCGGAGGCGATTTGACGGGGATCGACTGGGTTAAACTCGGTCGATCTAGTTAA
- a CDS encoding leucyl aminopeptidase, producing the protein MDIRSTDTSLLTWTGDTLALGLPEGAVEIAGELAELNNKLGGTLEELISETEFEGKLGSSAATRLGGGGPIRKLILVGLGKTADFDLQTLRLAAAAIARLAKQQKSQALAISLPVVGDQSATAGAITEGLLLANHQDTRFKSTKEEKGAKLATVELLGLGEQSSAIAKAEQICSGVILARELVNAPANTVTPLTMAETAEQIAAEYGLSLNILEQEECESLGMGAFLGVAKASDIPPKFIHLIYKPQGNPKRKLAIVGKSLTFDSGGLNIKGAGSGIETMKMDMGGGAATLGAAKAIAQLRPEVEVHFICPATENMISGRAMHPGDILTASNGKTIEVNNTDAEGRLTLADGLVFAEKLEVDAIVDLATLTGACVVALGEDIAGLWSSDESLGDQLQEAAKLAGEKFWPMPLEEKYFEGMKSQIADMKNTGPRPGGSITAALFLKQFIDNTPWLHLDIAGPVWSDKENGVNNSGATGFPVRTLVNWVMANN; encoded by the coding sequence ATGGATATTCGATCGACTGACACCTCGCTCCTTACTTGGACAGGAGATACTTTAGCCCTAGGTTTACCAGAAGGAGCCGTAGAGATTGCAGGAGAATTGGCAGAATTAAACAATAAACTGGGGGGAACCCTAGAGGAACTCATCTCCGAGACGGAATTCGAGGGAAAATTAGGCAGTAGTGCGGCGACTCGTCTAGGTGGTGGTGGTCCGATTCGCAAATTAATCCTGGTGGGATTGGGAAAAACTGCCGATTTCGACCTGCAAACCCTGCGTCTAGCGGCCGCCGCGATCGCTCGTCTGGCCAAACAACAAAAAAGCCAAGCTCTGGCCATCAGTTTACCGGTAGTTGGTGATCAGTCCGCCACCGCCGGAGCAATCACGGAAGGACTACTACTGGCCAATCATCAGGATACCCGCTTCAAGTCCACTAAAGAGGAAAAAGGAGCCAAATTAGCAACCGTCGAGTTATTGGGTTTAGGAGAACAATCATCGGCGATCGCCAAGGCCGAGCAAATCTGTTCCGGGGTGATTCTGGCCAGAGAATTAGTCAATGCTCCCGCGAACACCGTCACCCCCCTAACCATGGCAGAAACCGCCGAGCAAATTGCTGCTGAATACGGATTAAGTCTTAATATTCTGGAACAGGAAGAATGCGAAAGCTTGGGTATGGGAGCATTCTTAGGAGTGGCAAAAGCATCGGATATTCCCCCGAAATTCATTCATTTAATCTATAAACCCCAAGGAAACCCGAAACGTAAACTAGCAATCGTCGGTAAAAGTTTGACCTTTGATTCCGGCGGTTTGAATATTAAAGGGGCCGGCAGTGGCATCGAAACCATGAAAATGGATATGGGGGGTGGTGCCGCTACCCTAGGCGCGGCTAAGGCGATCGCTCAATTACGGCCAGAAGTGGAAGTACACTTTATCTGTCCGGCTACGGAAAATATGATTAGTGGTCGCGCTATGCACCCCGGGGACATTTTAACCGCTTCTAATGGCAAAACTATTGAAGTCAATAACACCGATGCCGAGGGACGATTAACCCTGGCCGATGGCTTGGTTTTTGCGGAAAAATTAGAGGTGGATGCGATCGTGGATCTAGCCACTTTAACCGGGGCCTGTGTCGTCGCTTTAGGGGAAGATATCGCCGGTTTATGGAGTAGCGATGAGAGTCTCGGTGATCAACTCCAAGAGGCCGCCAAATTAGCCGGCGAAAAATTCTGGCCGATGCCCCTAGAAGAAAAATATTTCGAGGGGATGAAGTCTCAAATTGCCGATATGAAAAACACCGGCCCACGCCCCGGCGGTTCCATTACAGCCGCTTTATTTTTGAAGCAATTCATTGATAATACTCCCTGGCTCCACCTAGATATCGCCGGACCCGTATGGTCCGACAAAGAAAATGGCGTTAATAATTCCGGGGCCACCGGTTTTCCCGTCCGCACTCTAGTTAATTGGGTAATGGCCAATAATTAA
- a CDS encoding aldo/keto reductase yields MRYRRFGRTNWQFSLFSLGTMRCLSSESVFAATLDRALELGINHLETARGYGNSEVFLGRYLQRQGVRERVYLTTKLVPTPDRQTMEKAIAESLERLQLNHLDCLAIHGINTREHLNWIKDPQGCMKAVFLAQEAGKIGHIGFSTHAPLEIILETINTDFFAFVNIHYYFFWQRQQPAIALAQAKDMGVFIISPADKGGGLHRPPKKLEELCAPFSPLELNYRFLLSDPRITTLSVGAAIPEELESIINVCERDQPLDAAEIAVFKRLEAHLTDKLATDLCSQCYQCLPCPENINIPEVLRLRNLAVAYEMTDFGQYRYQMLENAGHWFPGRKANNCTECGDCLPRCPEKLPIPRLLFDTHELLNGPPQRRLWSS; encoded by the coding sequence ATGCGTTATCGACGATTTGGCCGTACTAATTGGCAATTTTCGCTGTTTTCCCTGGGGACAATGCGCTGTTTGTCCTCAGAGTCGGTATTTGCCGCAACACTCGATCGCGCCTTAGAATTGGGGATTAATCACCTAGAAACGGCCAGAGGTTACGGTAATAGCGAAGTTTTTCTCGGTCGCTACCTGCAGCGTCAAGGAGTGCGGGAGCGGGTTTATCTGACCACGAAATTGGTCCCCACTCCCGATCGCCAAACTATGGAAAAAGCGATCGCCGAATCCCTAGAACGATTACAATTAAATCACCTCGATTGTCTAGCAATTCACGGTATTAACACCCGCGAACATTTAAACTGGATTAAAGACCCGCAAGGCTGCATGAAAGCCGTTTTTCTGGCCCAAGAGGCTGGAAAAATCGGTCATATTGGCTTTTCTACCCATGCACCCCTAGAAATTATTCTGGAGACGATCAATACAGATTTCTTCGCTTTTGTCAATATCCATTACTATTTTTTTTGGCAAAGACAGCAACCGGCGATCGCTTTAGCCCAGGCAAAGGACATGGGTGTGTTTATTATTTCCCCTGCTGATAAGGGAGGTGGTCTCCACAGACCTCCTAAGAAGCTAGAGGAATTATGCGCCCCTTTTTCACCCCTAGAGCTAAATTATCGCTTTTTATTGAGCGATCCGCGCATTACTACCCTCAGCGTCGGGGCAGCGATACCAGAGGAATTAGAGTCAATTATTAACGTATGCGAACGAGATCAGCCCCTAGATGCGGCAGAAATTGCCGTTTTTAAACGTTTAGAGGCACATTTAACCGATAAATTGGCTACAGATTTATGTAGCCAATGTTATCAATGTTTACCCTGTCCTGAAAATATTAATATCCCCGAAGTGTTGAGACTGCGGAATCTGGCCGTAGCTTACGAAATGACTGATTTTGGCCAGTATCGCTATCAAATGCTGGAAAATGCCGGTCATTGGTTCCCCGGACGCAAGGCGAATAATTGTACTGAATGCGGCGATTGTTTACCTCGCTGCCCGGAAAAATTGCCGATTCCCCGGCTGCTATTTGATACACACGAACTACTTAACGGACCGCCGCAACGGAGATTGTGGTCATCTTAG
- the fba gene encoding class II fructose-bisphosphate aldolase (catalyzes the reversible aldol condensation of dihydroxyacetonephosphate and glyceraldehyde 3-phosphate in the Calvin cycle, glycolysis, and/or gluconeogenesis): MALVPMRLLLDHAAENGYGIPAFNVNNMEQIQAIMQAAAATDSPVILQASRGARKYAGENFLRHLITAAVETYPHIPIVMHQDHGNEPATCYSAIRNGFTSVMMDGSLEADAKTPATYEYNVNVTAEVVKVAHSIGASVEGELGCLGSLETGKGEAEDGHGFEGELDHSMLLTDPDEAVDFVERTQVDALAVAIGTSHGAYKFTRKPTGEILAISRIEEIHNRLPNTHLVMHGSSSVPEDLLELINQFGGAIPETYGVPVEEIQKGIKSGVRKINIDTDCRLAITAAVREALFSNPKEFDPRFFLKPSITYMQKVCADRYQQFGTAGNASKIKQMSLDDYAAKYAKGQLTQVSKKVVAV, translated from the coding sequence ATGGCACTCGTCCCCATGCGGTTATTGTTGGATCACGCGGCTGAGAACGGATATGGCATCCCCGCTTTTAACGTAAATAATATGGAGCAGATCCAAGCGATCATGCAAGCGGCGGCAGCCACCGACAGCCCCGTTATCCTACAAGCTTCTCGCGGTGCGCGCAAATATGCAGGGGAAAACTTCCTGCGTCACTTGATCACCGCCGCGGTGGAAACCTATCCTCATATCCCCATCGTGATGCACCAAGATCACGGTAATGAACCCGCCACCTGCTACTCGGCGATCCGTAACGGTTTCACCAGCGTCATGATGGATGGTTCCTTAGAAGCGGATGCTAAAACTCCCGCCACCTACGAGTACAACGTTAACGTTACTGCTGAAGTAGTAAAAGTTGCCCACTCGATCGGTGCTAGTGTGGAAGGGGAACTCGGTTGTTTAGGTTCCTTAGAAACCGGTAAAGGAGAAGCGGAAGATGGCCACGGTTTTGAGGGAGAATTAGATCACTCGATGCTGTTAACCGATCCCGATGAAGCGGTGGATTTCGTCGAAAGAACCCAAGTAGATGCTTTAGCAGTAGCGATTGGTACTAGCCACGGCGCTTACAAATTTACCCGCAAACCCACCGGCGAAATTCTCGCTATTAGCCGCATTGAAGAAATTCATAACCGCTTACCAAATACTCACTTGGTCATGCACGGTTCTTCCTCGGTTCCTGAAGATCTCCTCGAATTAATCAACCAATTCGGTGGCGCTATCCCTGAAACCTACGGTGTTCCCGTGGAAGAAATCCAAAAAGGCATCAAGAGTGGTGTGCGTAAAATCAATATCGACACCGACTGCCGTTTAGCAATTACTGCCGCAGTTCGTGAAGCACTATTCAGCAACCCGAAAGAGTTTGATCCCCGTTTCTTCCTGAAACCCTCGATCACCTATATGCAGAAAGTTTGTGCCGATCGCTATCAACAATTTGGTACCGCCGGTAACGCCAGCAAAATCAAACAAATGTCCCTCGATGACTACGCAGCCAAATATGCTAAAGGGCAATTAACCCAAGTCAGTAAAAAAGTTGTGGCTGTCTAG
- the ctpA gene encoding carboxyl-terminal processing protease CtpA has translation MRKKSLWAGLLVGFWFCLTWMAWTPTAAAFSEEQKLLLQSWRLVNQSYYDDTFNHQNWWQVREQFIKKPLNDRTAAYNAIEQMLATLDEPFTRLLRPDQYHNLQISTTGELSGVGLQININPDNGYLEVVAPLAGSPAEAAGLTSHDRILFIDGIDTTTLTLDAAAAKMRGTAGTEVSLVILPYQKSQPKTLSLTRQRISLSPVVAVLDKNSSSLPIGYVRLNQFSANAAKEVSEAVTNLQKQGAKGYILDLRNNPGGLLQAGIEIARMWINQGTIVYTVNREGIADSFAAAGNALTDAPLVVLVNQGTASASEILAGALQDNQRGVLVGEKTFGKGLIQSLFELPDGAGLAITVAKYETPAHHDIHKLGIMPDQVVAQEPITYQEIGTEKDSQYQTAIQFLNQNTVLAKAS, from the coding sequence ATGAGAAAAAAATCGTTGTGGGCGGGATTATTGGTGGGATTTTGGTTTTGTCTGACTTGGATGGCATGGACACCCACAGCAGCCGCCTTTAGCGAAGAACAAAAATTACTACTGCAATCTTGGCGATTAGTCAACCAATCTTATTATGATGACACCTTTAATCATCAAAACTGGTGGCAGGTGCGGGAACAATTCATCAAAAAACCCCTTAACGATCGGACGGCGGCCTATAATGCGATCGAACAGATGTTAGCCACTCTCGATGAACCCTTTACCCGTCTCTTGCGACCGGATCAATACCATAACCTACAAATTAGCACCACGGGGGAATTATCGGGGGTAGGACTGCAAATTAATATCAATCCCGACAATGGTTACTTAGAAGTGGTTGCCCCCCTTGCCGGTTCTCCTGCCGAGGCCGCTGGTCTAACTAGCCACGATCGCATTTTGTTTATTGATGGCATCGATACCACTACTTTAACTCTCGATGCGGCGGCGGCTAAAATGCGCGGGACAGCCGGAACAGAAGTTTCTTTGGTGATTCTTCCCTATCAAAAAAGTCAACCAAAAACCCTATCTTTAACCCGTCAACGCATTTCTTTAAGTCCAGTGGTAGCGGTTTTGGATAAAAATTCTAGTTCCTTGCCCATCGGTTATGTGCGCTTAAATCAATTTAGTGCTAACGCTGCTAAAGAAGTCTCGGAAGCGGTGACGAACCTACAAAAACAAGGGGCAAAGGGTTATATTTTGGATCTAAGAAATAACCCCGGTGGTTTACTGCAAGCTGGCATAGAAATCGCTCGGATGTGGATTAATCAGGGAACGATCGTTTATACGGTTAATCGCGAGGGAATTGCCGATAGTTTTGCGGCTGCTGGCAATGCTTTAACCGATGCGCCTCTAGTGGTTTTAGTCAATCAGGGAACCGCCAGCGCCAGCGAGATTTTAGCCGGAGCATTACAGGACAATCAACGGGGGGTTTTAGTGGGAGAAAAGACTTTTGGTAAGGGATTAATTCAGTCTTTATTCGAGTTACCCGATGGGGCAGGATTAGCGATTACCGTGGCTAAATATGAAACTCCAGCCCACCATGATATTCATAAGTTAGGAATTATGCCGGATCAAGTGGTGGCACAGGAACCGATCACATATCAGGAAATTGGCACCGAAAAAGATAGTCAATACCAAACGGCGATTCAGTTTTTAAACCAGAACACCGTTTTAGCCAAAGCTTCCTAA
- a CDS encoding ABC transporter substrate-binding protein: protein MQRYIRSPLALTLSISLLANFLTACNNAQTPDNTASSPTTTTPGDQGLKLGALLPITGDLAAIGQNMPEASALAVETINACGGVNGKPVTLVKEDDQTDPAAGASAMTKLAEVDKVAGVIGSFASSVSGAAVDVAVRKKVMLVSPGSTSPVFTDRAKKGDFKGFWARTAPPDTYQAQALAVLAKKKGFQNVATVVINNDYGVGFEREFVSAFDKLGGTITNKQNPVRYDPKAATLDSEAAAAFANQPDAVAAVLYAETGSLLLQAAYKQGLTKGVTVLLTDGVYSEDFTKQVGKGTDGKSIIAGALGTVPGADGQALRAFTSLWKEKTGKDVTAFVPHTWDAAILLMLAAEAAKSNTGEGIQSKIREVANGPGTEVTDACQAMEMIRKGEDINYQGASGNVDIDENGDVVGSYDVWTVKDDGTLKVIDKVTPNQ from the coding sequence ATGCAGAGATATATTCGATCGCCCCTAGCCCTAACCCTGAGCATCAGCCTCTTAGCTAATTTTTTAACCGCTTGTAATAATGCCCAAACCCCCGATAACACTGCCTCTAGTCCCACCACCACTACCCCCGGTGATCAAGGCTTAAAATTAGGGGCTTTACTGCCCATTACCGGAGATTTAGCCGCTATTGGTCAAAATATGCCCGAAGCGTCTGCCCTAGCGGTAGAGACTATCAATGCCTGTGGTGGAGTCAATGGCAAACCCGTCACCCTCGTGAAAGAAGATGACCAAACCGATCCCGCCGCCGGTGCTTCAGCGATGACGAAACTAGCGGAGGTGGATAAAGTAGCCGGTGTGATCGGTTCCTTTGCCAGTAGCGTCTCAGGAGCAGCCGTCGATGTGGCGGTGAGAAAGAAAGTTATGTTAGTCTCTCCGGGTAGCACCAGTCCTGTATTTACTGACAGGGCGAAAAAAGGCGATTTTAAAGGTTTTTGGGCGCGGACGGCTCCCCCGGACACCTACCAAGCTCAAGCTTTAGCGGTCCTAGCTAAGAAAAAGGGTTTTCAAAATGTGGCCACCGTCGTGATCAATAACGATTATGGAGTGGGATTTGAACGGGAATTCGTGAGCGCTTTCGATAAATTAGGCGGCACTATCACTAATAAGCAAAATCCCGTCCGTTATGACCCGAAAGCTGCCACTCTCGATAGTGAAGCGGCGGCTGCCTTCGCTAACCAACCGGATGCTGTAGCGGCAGTCCTTTACGCTGAAACGGGTAGTTTATTACTACAAGCGGCCTATAAACAGGGATTGACCAAAGGAGTTACTGTCCTCCTCACCGATGGGGTTTATTCGGAAGATTTCACCAAACAGGTGGGGAAAGGAACCGATGGTAAGTCAATTATTGCCGGCGCCCTAGGCACTGTCCCCGGGGCCGACGGTCAAGCTTTAAGGGCTTTTACTAGCCTCTGGAAAGAAAAAACTGGCAAGGATGTCACTGCTTTTGTTCCCCATACTTGGGACGCGGCGATTTTATTGATGTTAGCGGCTGAGGCGGCTAAATCTAACACTGGTGAAGGGATTCAAAGCAAGATTCGTGAGGTGGCTAATGGTCCGGGGACGGAAGTAACCGATGCTTGTCAAGCCATGGAAATGATTCGCAAAGGCGAGGATATTAACTATCAGGGGGCCAGTGGTAATGTCGATATCGATGAAAATGGCGATGTGGTGGGTAGTTACGATGTCTGGACTGTTAAGGATGACGGGACTCTCAAGGTTATTGATAAGGTGACACCTAATCAGTAA
- a CDS encoding FtsW/RodA/SpoVE family cell cycle protein — protein MWQYIIPIFDPDVKNWSAEARLLRWMTFLWLSVGLVVLFSASYALADSRFDNGLYYFIRQLIWLWIGLIGFNFLVRLPIEKLLKIAPWMILLVLGLILITLIPGLGANINGATRWIKIGPILLQPSEFMKPFLVLQGAAVFGGWPRLNVNQRLTWIAIFGLILAGILLQPNLSTTALCGITLWLIALASGLPLSYMTSTALLGLTMAVVSVTFREYQRKRILSFLDPWQDPRGDGYQLVQSLLAIGSGGTTGSGYGLSQQKLFYLPFPDTDFIFAVFGEEFGFIGGILLLIMLFLYATLALIVAVKCRHRIKKLVAIGAMVILIGQSLLNMGVATGSLPTTGLPFPLFSYGGSSSLASLFLAALLIRVAREENDPDPVPTSKKSPQKTVSVFSHQ, from the coding sequence GTGTGGCAATACATTATCCCTATTTTTGACCCCGATGTGAAAAACTGGTCAGCCGAAGCGCGATTATTGCGCTGGATGACCTTTTTGTGGCTGTCAGTCGGGTTAGTGGTGCTTTTTTCTGCCTCCTACGCTCTGGCTGACAGTCGCTTTGATAACGGACTATACTATTTTATCCGCCAATTAATCTGGCTTTGGATTGGCTTAATTGGCTTTAATTTCTTGGTGCGATTGCCGATCGAGAAACTCCTCAAAATCGCCCCCTGGATGATTTTATTAGTTTTAGGATTAATTTTGATCACTCTCATCCCCGGTTTGGGAGCTAATATCAACGGTGCCACCCGTTGGATTAAAATCGGGCCGATTCTCTTGCAACCGTCAGAATTTATGAAACCGTTTCTCGTCCTGCAAGGGGCGGCGGTTTTCGGTGGATGGCCGCGTTTAAATGTCAATCAACGGTTAACTTGGATTGCTATTTTTGGCCTAATTCTAGCCGGCATTCTCTTACAACCTAACTTGAGTACCACTGCTCTGTGTGGTATAACTCTCTGGTTGATCGCTCTCGCCTCCGGTCTGCCTTTATCCTACATGACCAGCACCGCTTTACTGGGTTTAACTATGGCCGTGGTTAGTGTTACTTTCCGCGAATACCAGAGAAAACGGATTTTATCTTTCTTAGACCCCTGGCAGGATCCCCGGGGTGATGGTTATCAATTAGTGCAGAGTTTACTGGCGATCGGTTCTGGCGGAACCACCGGCAGCGGTTACGGTCTATCCCAACAAAAATTATTTTATCTACCCTTCCCAGATACGGATTTTATTTTCGCTGTCTTTGGCGAGGAATTTGGTTTTATTGGCGGTATTTTACTGTTAATTATGCTATTTCTCTACGCTACTCTCGCTCTAATCGTGGCGGTTAAATGTCGTCATCGCATCAAAAAATTAGTGGCGATCGGGGCGATGGTAATTTTAATCGGTCAATCTCTGTTAAATATGGGTGTGGCCACTGGTTCTTTACCCACTACTGGCCTACCTTTCCCTCTCTTTAGTTATGGCGGCAGTTCCAGTTTAGCCAGTCTCTTTTTAGCAGCCCTCTTAATCCGGGTGGCTAGGGAAGAAAATGACCCCGATCCAGTTCCCACCAGTAAAAAAAGTCCTCAGAAAACTGTCTCGGTTTTCAGTCATCAGTGA